In Oscillospiraceae bacterium, the genomic window TTCCACCACCCACAGCCAGCTGAACGATGAGGAGCTGGCCGAGCAGCAGATCTACCAGAACACCATCCGTCTGTCCATCGGCACCGAGCACATCGACGACATCATTGCCGATCTGGAAGCCGGTTTCGCAGCAGTCCGCGGCGAGTAATTACCCGTCTGCACGAGCTGCATCAGAACCTTTGTCTCTTTGTCCATTCTTCCTTTTTTCCAAAACAAACGCAAAAGCCCTCCGGTCCGGAAGCCGGAGGGCTTTTGCTGTTTCCGGGGTGTGATGCAAAGTGGGTTCGAGCAAACGAAAAGCACCCGGAAGCTTGCGTTTCTAGGTGCTATTTCTTGGTGGACGCGGGTGGATTACGCGAGCCGCGCTGCTAAAAACAGCCCGCAGGGCTGTTTTTGCGCTGTCTTTGGCGACAGCGCCGCAGCTGTTCTCATCCACCCGCTGTGTCCGCCGGAAAATTGTGCAAAACAAAAAGTTCAACGCACTTTCATACGTTGAACTTTTTTGGTGGGCACGGGTGGATTACGCGAGCCGCGCATCTAAAAAAGCCCCGCAGGGGCTTTTTTCCCCGCCGGACTGTTCGGCGGGTCGATGCTGTTCTCATCCACCCTTGTAGTGCGTTATAAAGTCCGGATAAAACAGAAACTCCAGCGTCATAACAACGCTGGAGTTCTTGGTGGGCGCGGGTGGATTACGCGAGCCGCGCTGCTAAAAACAGCCCGCAGGGCTGTTTTTGCGCTGTCTTTGGCGACAGCGCCGCAGCTGTTCTCATCCACCCGCTGTGTCCGACGGAAAATTGTGCAAAACAAAAAGTTCAACGCACTTTCATACGTTGAACTTTCTTGGTGGGCGCGGGTGGATTCGAACCACCGAAGCTGAAAGCAGCAGATTTACAGTCTGTCCCCATTGGCCACTCGGGAACACGCCCATATTCTTTTGTGTGTCCTGCCGGACGACTTGTTTATTTTAGCATGGAAGGATGGATTTGTCAACACTTTTCTGCAAATTTCTGCAGGCATTTTTCCAAGCCGGGATCCGGACAAAAAAGCCCCGCCGGGGCCCGGAAAAAGGGCACCCGACGGGGCTTGGAAGCACATGCTTTTTTCTTACAGATCTCTGAAAAATCAGTAAGCGATGCCGGCTGCGTCATAGCAGGCCTTGGCAGCCTCCATGATGGCGTTGGAGGTCACGGTGGAGCCGCTCACAGCGTCCACGTTGGGGGTGTTGCCAGCCACGATGGCATCAGCCACGGTGGGAGCAGCAGCCTGGCCCAGGCTCTCGGTCTCGGTGGAAGCGTCCACGTCGCAGGCGGTAGCAACGCCGTTCTCGAAGGTGATGGTCACGGTCACGTCGCCGTTCATGCCCTTGGCAGAAGCGGTCTGGGTGCCGGTGTAGCCCTCGCCCTCAGCAACGGAAGCAGCCTCGGAAGAAGCGGCCTCGCTGGCAGCCTCAGAAGAAGCAGCAACGCTGGAAGCGGCCTCGGAAGAGGCAGCAGAAGAAGCGGCGGTAGAAGAAGCGGAGCTGCCGCAGGCGGCCAGGCTGACAGCCAGGGCGCAGACAACAGCGATCTTGGTGAACTGTTTCATAGTTGTATATTCCTTTCTGAAAATCAAAATCGGTACCGGGCCCCAACCGGGCGCACCGGGCACAGAATGCTATTATACACGTTTTGAACGATTTTTCAAGTGCATAATGCCGAAAAAGTCTGGAAAAGTTTGTGAAAAGTGCGAGCTTCCTTCTGAAACATGCATAGCGCATTGAAAATCCGGCAGCATCATGATATTATTTTTATGGAGAACAGAAAAAGGCAATCCGCCGGACAGAAAGGTATGAGCATGTCATGACGATCCAAGAATGTTATGCACAGATGGGCGCAGATTACAACGAAGTATTCCGTCGCCTGTACAACGAAGCAATGATCCGCAAGTTTGTGCTGCTGTTTCCCAAGGATGACAGCTTCCACAATCTGGAAGCTGCCCTGAAGGAACAGAACGTGAAGGAAGCCTTCCGCGCAGCACACACCCTGAAGGGTGTGTGCCAGAATCTGGGCTTTTCCAACCTGTATGCCCCGGCGGTGACGCTCACCGAGACGCTGCGTGCCGGCCAGCTGGAAGGCACGGCAGAGCAGTTTGCCGAGGTAGAAAAGCAGTACCGCATTACGATGGCCGCCATTCAGGCACTGGACTGAACGGAACGAAATACCCCGCCGCACCCGCTTCCATTCTGGAAGGGTGCGGCGGGGTATTTGCATTATTGCAGCTTTTTTCGTTTTTCGTAGTCGTTGAGGGCGTCCATCGCTTCACCGGAGAGCGGGTAGAGGGCGATCATGTTGAAGATGGTCATCAGGCCGATGCCCACATCGCCCAGGTCCCACACCACGGTGTAGGCCTGCAGGCCGCCGATGAGCAGCATGACCAGAGCAATCAGCTTGTACACGGTCTGGCTCCACCAGTTGTCGCCGCACAGATAGGCCACGTTGCCGCGGGCGTAGTACAGCACTCCCAGAAAGGTGGAAAAGCTGAACAATGCCAGTGTGGCGGCAATGAACACGGTGCCAAACCCGCCCAGATGGTACTGCATGGCGGTCTGCAGCAGGTCCATGCCGGAAAGCCCGGCGGTGAGGTCCTGCGGCACCAGCAACATCAGAAAGGCGGTGCAGCTGCAGATGACCACCGTGTCAATCAGTACGCCCAGCGCCTGCACGAAGCCCATCTTGACCGGATCGTCGCACGCGGCGGCTGCGGCAGCGCAGGGGGCTGAACCGCTGCCGGCTTCATTGGAGAAAAGCCCGCGCTTGACGCCGTTCATCAGCACGGCACCAAAGCCGCCGGCCGCCATCTGCCGCAGACCAAAGGCCTCGGCAAAAATGCGGCCCAGCACGGCGGGCAGCTGGCGGAAGTTGACCACCAGAATGCCCACGGTGAGCACAAAGTAGCACACCGCCATGATGGGCACCATCACATCCAGGCTTTTCACGGTGGCGTTCTTGCGCAGCACGATGAGAGCGGCCAGCGCCGTGAGCACCAGCGTAGTGGTCAGCGGGGGAATGTGGAACGCGTTCTGGAACGCCGAACTCACCGAGTTGGAGATCACCTGACTGATGCCGCACCAGCAGATCAGGCCCGACACCGCAAACAGCGCCGCCGTGACCGAGTGCCGGAGTTTTTTGCCGCGCCAACGCTCAGCCAGTGCGTGCAGGTAGTAGGCCGGGCCGCCGCGCCAGCCGCCGTAGAGCGGGTCGGGCTGACGGTATTTCTGGGCCAGCGTGGACTCGATAAAAGAGGTGGAAGCGCCCAGCAGGGCAGTGACCCACATCCAGAACACCGCGCCTGCACCGCCGGCCGAAACCGCCGCCACCACGCCCACCAGGTTGCCCATGCCCACCCGGGTAGCGGTGGACACCACCAGGGTCTGGAAGGAGGAAAGCCCCTCCTTGTTCTGGTTCTTTTCGCACACGGCGGCGATCATATCCCGGAACAGCCGCACCGGCAGCAGGCGGGTGCGCAAGGTGAACCAGATACCGGCGGTGAACAGCAGCACGACCATCGGCGAGATGCCGATGCCGCCGCCCACTGGCAGCGTGAACAGATCGCCCCACAGCAGGCGGTAAACAAATTCAATAAGATGGGTCAGCAAGAGCAAGGCCTCCTTGTCGGTTGATGACTTCATTATAGTACAGTACAAAAGAATTGTAAAATCCAAAATATTGATCGAAAGAATCAATGGAACAGAAGAGCAGGCCCGGCACAAAACAAAAACCGCCCGGCTGTTGCACCGGGCGGCGGAGGAAGCAATAAAAATTGTCAGAAAATCACAGGATGTCGATGTATTCACCGGCCAGCGCTTTGTTCATGCTGCGCACGGCGCAGAACTTGCCGCACATGCTGCAGGTGTCGCTGTGGTCATCTTCCGGCAGGCGGGCGTCGCGGATGGCTTTGGCGGTCTCGGGGTCCAGCGCACAGGCAAACTGTGCGTCCCAGTCCAGCACCCGGCGGGCGTCGCCCATCTTGTCGTCGATGTCGCGGGCATGGGGGATGCCCTTGGCGATGTCGGCGGCGTGGGCAGCGATCTTGGAGGCCACGATGCCCTGCTTTACGTCCTCCACGTTGGGCAGTGCCAGATGCTCGGCAGGGGTGACATAGCACAGGAAGGCAGCACCGCTCATGGCAGCCACCGCTCCGCCGATGGCAGCGGTGATGTGGTCATAGCCGGGGGCAATGTCGGTGACCAGGGGTCCCAGCACATAGAAGGGGGCACCCATGCAGATGCTCTTCTGTACTTCCATGTTGGCGGCTACCTGATTCAGCGGCACATGGCCGGGGCCTTCCACCATGACCTGTACGTTGTGAGCCCAGGCACGCTTGGTCAGCTCACCCAGACGCACCAGCTCTTCGATCTGACACACGTCGGTGGCGTCGGCCAGACAGCCGGGGCGGCAGGCATCGCCCAGCGAGATGGTCACATCGTGCTCGGCGCAGATCTCGCAGATCTCATCAAAGTGCTCGTAGAAGGGGTTTTCGTTGCCGGTCATGCTCATCCAGGCAAACACCAGCGAACCGCCGCGGCTCACGATGTTCATCTTGCGCTTGTGCTTGCGGATCTGCTCGATGGTCTTGCGGGTGATGCCGCAGTGCAGGGTGACAAAGTCCACGCCGTCCTCGGCATGCAGGCGCACCACGTCGATGAAGTCCTGTGCGGTCAGTTCAGCCAGATCCCGCTGATAGTGGATGACCGAGTCGTACACCGGCACGGTGCCGATCATCACGGGGCACTCGTGGGTCAGCTTCTGGCGGAAGGGCTGGGTGTTGCCGTGGCTGGACAGGTCCATGATGGCCTCGGCCCCCATGTTCACGGCACTCATGACCTTCTTCATTTCAATGTTGTAGTCCTTGCAGTCCCGGGAGACACCAAGGTTCACATTGATCTTGGTGCGCAACATGCTGCCGATGCCCTCCGGGTCCAGGCATTCGTGATGCTTGTTGGCCGGGATGGCTACCTTGCCTTCGGCCACCAGCTGCCGGATCTCCTCCGGGGTGCGGTACTCCTTTTTGGCCACGATCTCCATCTGCGGGGTGATGATGCCCTTGCGGGCGGCATCCATCTGGGTGGTGTAAGTCTGCATGATAAACTTCCTTCCAAAAATTCTCTCTTTTATCTGAACAGCAGAACGCTGGTCATGCGGCGATGCAGGCAGGCCTGCGGGGCGGGAGTTTCTCTGAGGACCGTCCGCTGGGGTGGGACCCTGTTGCCGCAGGCAATAGGGCGGGCGATGGAATGGCCCGATTCGCGTCCGAAGAGAAAGCTGCCGACACACAGGCTGGACCGGCTGGCAGGCTGCCGCCATTCAGAGAGAATATTCTGGATGCCGGCACCTGCGCGAGAAAATACGCTCATCATAAAAACTCCTTTTATGATTTTTATAACGCGGCACAAGGTGGTGTCCCCGGTGTGCCGCGGGAAATGATTACTCTACGATCTGCTCCGAGAGGGCTTTCAGTTCCCTGCACTCGGCCTCAATGTCCTTTGCACCGAAGATGGCGCTTACAAGGGCCACGCCGTCCACGCCGGTGCCCCTGAGCTGCAGGATATTATCCTTGTGGATGCCGCCGATGGCCACCACCGGCACATCCACGGCATTGCAGATGTCGATGAGGGTCTGCCGGGGCAGGACGTTGACGTCCTCCTTGGTGTGGGTAGCAAAAGCAGCCCCCACGCCCAGACAGTCGGCCCCGTGGGCCACAGCGTCCAGCGCCTCCTGTACCGTGTGGGCCGAAACACCGATCATCATGCCTTCGCCCACGCGCTCGCGCACCTTGGCGGCGGCCATGTCGCTCTGGCCCACATGGATGCCCTCGGCGTGGCACTTCACGGCCACATCCACGTTGTCGTTGATGAACAGTGGCACACCGTACTGCTGGCACAGGCCGTGGATCTGGATGGCTTCCTGCAAAAACTCTGCATCCCCCAGCTGCTTTTCCCGCAGCTGTACGCAGGTGACACCGCCCTTCAGGGCGCTTTCCACCTGCTGGTACAGGGTCTGCTCGCCCACCCAGGCGCGGTCGGTCACGGCGTATAATAACATGGTATGCTTATCGCACTTCATAGGTTGCTCCTTCTTCCAGCTGTGCGGGGGTCATATTGTAGACGGCATCAATGATGTAATTGCGGTAGGTGGAGTTGCCGTCCAGCGGGCTCAGGCGGCTGTGGGCGATCTCACCGGCCAGACCCATGGCGCACACAGCGGCGGCAGCGGCCTCCAGCGGCTGGTCGGGGTTGGCGGTGACGAAGGCTGCCGTCAGAGCCGAGAGCTGGCAGCCAGTGCCGGTGATGCTGCTCATCATGGGGTGGCCGTTGCGGATGCAGTAAGCCTTGTGGGCGTCGGCCACGATGTCAATGGCACCGGTGATGGCCACCACGGCACCGGTGCGGGCCGCAAAGGCCTTGGCAAAAGCCACGGCGCTGTCCAGATTTTCCTCGGTGACCTTGTCGGCCACGTCGGCATCCACGCCCTTGGTGGTACCGGCACCCGAAGCCAGGGTCTTGATCTCAGAGATGTTGCCCCGGATGACCGTGAATTTCACCTCCCGCAGCAGGCGGTTGGCGGTGTCGGTGCGCAGCTGGGAAGCACCGGCGCCCACGGGGTCCAGCACCACGGGGTGGCCCAGCAGGTTGGCCTTTTTCCCGGCCAGCAGCATGCTGGTGATGGTGCGGCTGTTCAGGGTACCGATGTTGATGTTCAGGCCGCCGCAGATGGTGGTGATGTCCTCCACCTCGGCGGCATCGTCGGCCATGATGGGGGAGGCCCCGCAGGCCAGCACCATGTTGGCGCAGTCGTTCACCGTGACATAGTTGGTGATGTTGTGGATCAGCGGGCAGGTGCTGCGGACATTCTCAAAACATTCAGCAAACATGATGGCACCTCTGTCAGGACAGGCTGCTCTGCATGCTGCGCAGAACACCGGAACGCTGCAGGCTGAGCACCAGGATCCCGGCGATCACAGCGCCCACGCCGGTGGAGATGAGGAAGGGGACGATGTAGGCATAGAAGGCGATGTCACCGGCGCTCTTGCCCATCAGGAAGATGGCCACCGGGTAGGCGCACAGGCCGCCCAGCACGCTGGTGCCGAACACCTCACCGGCCACCGTGGCCAGCAGGTTCTTGGTCTTGTGGTACACCAGACCGCACAGCAGCGCGCCGAACATGCTGCCCGGGAAGGCCATCAGACTGCCCAGGCCCAGCAGGTTGCGCAGCAGGGAGGCCACAAAGGCTACGCCTACACCCCACCAGGGCCCCAGCAGCACGGCGCACAGCACATTGACCATGTGCTGCACCGGAGCACACTTGCTGCCGAACATCGGGAAGCTGAACACGCTGCCCACCACACACAGGGCACAGAACATACCGGCCAGCGCCAGTTTTTTTGCAGAAACCTTTTTCATGAGGGAAAACTCCTTTCCAGTGGGGCGGCTGCAGACAGCGGCCCCGGCAAACCACGCCCTGCCCGCAAAAAAAGGCAAAGCGATCCTTCGGGTTGCGGTCGAGACTTGCTGGTCTCCTCTCACGCCGGAACACGGCTTCCCATCGCTGTCGGTTGCAAGGCTCAGGGCGCTCCCCCTCAGCCCGCTGCGCCTGTGCGCAGAGCCGCCCTTTGCAGGGCGGGAATGATTCCTCCTCAAAAAATGCTGACAAAACAAAAACAGGAGACACCCGGCGGGGTGCCTCCTGTAAAAAATCGTACAACAATGACTTCCTACGGCGGCATTATCCGCATCAGGTTAAAGGGTCGAAGGTCGATTCCTTCCTCTCAGCCTGCATCACAAGCTCCCCTGTATTTGGTTCGTGACTGTATTTTACACCCTTTGCGCGCAAATTGCAAGGGGGCATCAGATCAGGATGCCGTCGCAGTGGTCAATCTCATGCTGGATGATCTGGGCCGTCCAGCCGGTAAAGGTGCGGATGCGCGGCTTGCCGTCGGCAGTTTCGTACTGCACCTTGATGCTTTTCCAGCGCTTGGTGGGGCGCACACCCTCCAGCGAAAGACAGCCCTCCTCGGTGTTGTAGGGGCCGGACTTTTTGAGGATGACCGGGTTGAACAGCACCAGATACCCGTCTTCGGCTTCCACGGCGATGATGCGCTTTGCCACGCCGATCATGTTGGCAGCCATGCCCACACAGCCGTCGGCGTGGGCTGCCAGGGTCTCCAGCAGGTCGCGGGCGGTGTCGGCGTCTGCCGGGGTGGCCCGGGCGGACTTCTGGGCTAAAAACAGGGGGTCGTGTACAATGGGCTGGATCATAAAAAATCTCCTTTACGGTTCATGGGGGGTGGGGCGCAGCAGCATCCCTGCCAGAATGCCCACCGCTGCCGGCAGCACCCAGCCAAAGCCCACAGCCCCAAAGGGCAGGGCCTTAGCCAGGGCCGAAAGGGGCCCCAGGGGCAGGGCGGACGCAACGCTTTGCAGGGCGGTGCAGCCAATGCACAGAGGGTACACCAGCGGGTGCCGCTGCTCCAGCTCCGGCACAAAGGAAAGGCAGATCAGCAAAATGGCCACCGGGTAAAGGGCGTTGAGCACCGGGACGGACAGCCGCAGGATGTCTGCCAGGCCCAGGTTCGAGACCAGCATACTGGCAGCGGCAAAAAATCCGGCAAAGGCCGGATAGGGCACAGAGGGCACCAGGGTGTGGAAGTACTCCCCCACACAGGCAATAAGGCCCACACAGGTGTTAAAGCAGGCCAGCACAAAAATAGCGGCAAGGAGCACAAGGCCAGCTTTGCCAAAAAGCCGGTCTGCCAGCACCGTCAGCACGTCGGCTCCGGTGGCAAGGCCGGGGACGGCGGCCCCGGTAAGGGCTCCGGCGTGGCCCAGCATGGCGTACACTGCCAGCAGCAGCCCTCCGGCCACAAACCCGGCCAGGATGGTGCTGCGCTGCACCTCCTCCTGCCGGGTGACGCCCTGGGCCTGGATGTTCAGGGCAATGATGGCTCCAAAGTTCAAGGCTGCCAGGGTGTCCATAGTCTGGTAGCCGTACAATACGCCCTGTAATACGGCACCAGAGGTATACTCCGGGGTGGGGGTGCCGTACTGCCCTGCCAGGGGGTGCAGCAGGCAGCCGCCAAACAAGACCAGGATCAGCACCAGCAGGCAGGGGCACAGCAGCCTGCCCAGCCAACGGGTGAGCCTTTCCGGCCGCAGGGCCACCAGAAAGGCCGCCGCAAAGAACACCACCGAGTATCCCAGCTGCAGCCCGGCCCCGGTGCCCACCAGGGGGGCCAGCATGGCAAAGGAGGTGCTGGCGGTGCGTGGGATGGCCAGGCAGGGGCCAATGGACAGGTAGATCAGGATCATAAAGACCTGGGCAAACACCGGGTGCACCCGGCCTGCCAGCTTTTCCAGACCCTGGGCCCGGGCCACAGCCACCACTCCGGCAACGGGCAGCCCCACGGCACTGATGGCCAGGCCCAGAAAGGCAGGCCAGAAATGGATGCCTGCCTTGGCTCCTAGGTCCGGCGGAAAGATCAGGTTGCCAGCCCCGAAAAACATGGAAAACAGCGTGAAGCCGATGAGCAGCAGCTTTCGGCCAGATAGCTTTTGCATAAAAAGTTCCCCCCTCTTGTGTGCACTCCTGCCGGGCAGGGAGCGAATATCTTCAGTGTACTCTGAAGATAAATTCATGTCAAGCATATCCAAGTTGAACAAAAGTATCTTTTGAAAACAAGGCCTCCCGGGCAGGTGATGCACAGGTCATTGGCCTTTGGGGCGGAGTGTGGTATACTGGGACGCAGAAAACTGCAGCGAAATGAGGGGAGAACCATGCACGACTACAAAACGCTGCTCCGGCGCGCCGGGGCGGTGCTGTTCTGGCTGGCAGTGTGGCAGGCTGCGGCCATGGCCATCGGACAGGAGGTCTTTCTGGTGTCGCCGGTGCAGGCCCTGCGCTGCCTGCTGCGGCTGCTGCCGCAGGCGGATTTCTGGCACCGGGTGGGGTTCAGCGCCGGGCGCATCCTGCTGGGCTTCGGGCTGGGCGTGGTGTGCAGTGCGGCGCTGGCCGTGGCGGCTGAAATCTGTCCCGCTGCCGAAGTTTTGATCGCCCCGGTGCTGCAGCTGGTCAAGGCCACGCCGGTGGCCAGCTTCATCATTCTGGCGCTGGTGTGGGTGCGGGGGTCCTCGCTGTCGGTGCTCATCAGCTTTCTGATGGTGCTTCCGGTGCTGTACGGGGCCGTGCGCACCGGCATCCGGGCGGCAGACCTGCAGCTGCTGGAAATGGCAAAGGTGTTCCGTCTGCCGCTGGGCCGCCGCCTGCGGGCCGTGTGGCTCCCGGCGGTGCTCCCGGCTTTCCGGCAGGGGTGCAGCGTGGCGCTGGGCATCTGCTGGAAAAGCGGCGTGGCGGCGGAGG contains:
- a CDS encoding FMN-binding protein; translated protein: MKQFTKIAVVCALAVSLAACGSSASSTAASSAASSEAASSVAASSEAASEAASSEAASVAEGEGYTGTQTASAKGMNGDVTVTITFENGVATACDVDASTETESLGQAAAPTVADAIVAGNTPNVDAVSGSTVTSNAIMEAAKACYDAAGIAY
- a CDS encoding Hpt domain-containing protein, yielding MTIQECYAQMGADYNEVFRRLYNEAMIRKFVLLFPKDDSFHNLEAALKEQNVKEAFRAAHTLKGVCQNLGFSNLYAPAVTLTETLRAGQLEGTAEQFAEVEKQYRITMAAIQALD
- a CDS encoding alanine:cation symporter family protein; translation: MLTHLIEFVYRLLWGDLFTLPVGGGIGISPMVVLLFTAGIWFTLRTRLLPVRLFRDMIAAVCEKNQNKEGLSSFQTLVVSTATRVGMGNLVGVVAAVSAGGAGAVFWMWVTALLGASTSFIESTLAQKYRQPDPLYGGWRGGPAYYLHALAERWRGKKLRHSVTAALFAVSGLICWCGISQVISNSVSSAFQNAFHIPPLTTTLVLTALAALIVLRKNATVKSLDVMVPIMAVCYFVLTVGILVVNFRQLPAVLGRIFAEAFGLRQMAAGGFGAVLMNGVKRGLFSNEAGSGSAPCAAAAAACDDPVKMGFVQALGVLIDTVVICSCTAFLMLLVPQDLTAGLSGMDLLQTAMQYHLGGFGTVFIAATLALFSFSTFLGVLYYARGNVAYLCGDNWWSQTVYKLIALVMLLIGGLQAYTVVWDLGDVGIGLMTIFNMIALYPLSGEAMDALNDYEKRKKLQ
- the thiC gene encoding phosphomethylpyrimidine synthase ThiC gives rise to the protein MQTYTTQMDAARKGIITPQMEIVAKKEYRTPEEIRQLVAEGKVAIPANKHHECLDPEGIGSMLRTKINVNLGVSRDCKDYNIEMKKVMSAVNMGAEAIMDLSSHGNTQPFRQKLTHECPVMIGTVPVYDSVIHYQRDLAELTAQDFIDVVRLHAEDGVDFVTLHCGITRKTIEQIRKHKRKMNIVSRGGSLVFAWMSMTGNENPFYEHFDEICEICAEHDVTISLGDACRPGCLADATDVCQIEELVRLGELTKRAWAHNVQVMVEGPGHVPLNQVAANMEVQKSICMGAPFYVLGPLVTDIAPGYDHITAAIGGAVAAMSGAAFLCYVTPAEHLALPNVEDVKQGIVASKIAAHAADIAKGIPHARDIDDKMGDARRVLDWDAQFACALDPETAKAIRDARLPEDDHSDTCSMCGKFCAVRSMNKALAGEYIDIL
- the thiE gene encoding thiamine phosphate synthase; the encoded protein is MKCDKHTMLLYAVTDRAWVGEQTLYQQVESALKGGVTCVQLREKQLGDAEFLQEAIQIHGLCQQYGVPLFINDNVDVAVKCHAEGIHVGQSDMAAAKVRERVGEGMMIGVSAHTVQEALDAVAHGADCLGVGAAFATHTKEDVNVLPRQTLIDICNAVDVPVVAIGGIHKDNILQLRGTGVDGVALVSAIFGAKDIEAECRELKALSEQIVE
- the thiM gene encoding hydroxyethylthiazole kinase gives rise to the protein MFAECFENVRSTCPLIHNITNYVTVNDCANMVLACGASPIMADDAAEVEDITTICGGLNINIGTLNSRTITSMLLAGKKANLLGHPVVLDPVGAGASQLRTDTANRLLREVKFTVIRGNISEIKTLASGAGTTKGVDADVADKVTEENLDSAVAFAKAFAARTGAVVAITGAIDIVADAHKAYCIRNGHPMMSSITGTGCQLSALTAAFVTANPDQPLEAAAAAVCAMGLAGEIAHSRLSPLDGNSTYRNYIIDAVYNMTPAQLEEGATYEVR
- the thiW gene encoding energy coupling factor transporter S component ThiW, encoding MKKVSAKKLALAGMFCALCVVGSVFSFPMFGSKCAPVQHMVNVLCAVLLGPWWGVGVAFVASLLRNLLGLGSLMAFPGSMFGALLCGLVYHKTKNLLATVAGEVFGTSVLGGLCAYPVAIFLMGKSAGDIAFYAYIVPFLISTGVGAVIAGILVLSLQRSGVLRSMQSSLS
- a CDS encoding peptide deformylase; protein product: MIQPIVHDPLFLAQKSARATPADADTARDLLETLAAHADGCVGMAANMIGVAKRIIAVEAEDGYLVLFNPVILKKSGPYNTEEGCLSLEGVRPTKRWKSIKVQYETADGKPRIRTFTGWTAQIIQHEIDHCDGILI
- the brnQ gene encoding branched-chain amino acid transport system II carrier protein, with the translated sequence MQKLSGRKLLLIGFTLFSMFFGAGNLIFPPDLGAKAGIHFWPAFLGLAISAVGLPVAGVVAVARAQGLEKLAGRVHPVFAQVFMILIYLSIGPCLAIPRTASTSFAMLAPLVGTGAGLQLGYSVVFFAAAFLVALRPERLTRWLGRLLCPCLLVLILVLFGGCLLHPLAGQYGTPTPEYTSGAVLQGVLYGYQTMDTLAALNFGAIIALNIQAQGVTRQEEVQRSTILAGFVAGGLLLAVYAMLGHAGALTGAAVPGLATGADVLTVLADRLFGKAGLVLLAAIFVLACFNTCVGLIACVGEYFHTLVPSVPYPAFAGFFAAASMLVSNLGLADILRLSVPVLNALYPVAILLICLSFVPELEQRHPLVYPLCIGCTALQSVASALPLGPLSALAKALPFGAVGFGWVLPAAVGILAGMLLRPTPHEP
- a CDS encoding ABC transporter permease subunit, which gives rise to MHDYKTLLRRAGAVLFWLAVWQAAAMAIGQEVFLVSPVQALRCLLRLLPQADFWHRVGFSAGRILLGFGLGVVCSAALAVAAEICPAAEVLIAPVLQLVKATPVASFIILALVWVRGSSLSVLISFLMVLPVLYGAVRTGIRAADLQLLEMAKVFRLPLGRRLRAVWLPAVLPAFRQGCSVALGICWKSGVAAEVIGLPNGSIGDALYRAKITLSTGELFAWTFVIILLSAAFEKLFLRALDAGSRALIGGEEDAAC